The nucleotide sequence CGCGTCTCGACAGATGCTTTGAATGCCCGCTCCAAATTCCCACCACGCGGTCCCGAGCACGAGACGAGTCGGCGTGAGCGCCACCGCGCGCGGCGATGTGTAGGTGGGGCTGTGATATATGAACGACGGCTCTCCGTCTGGATAGGAGGCGCTGAAGATGGAGGCGTCCTTGTCGATCGGCTGGGTGAAGACCCAGTGGACGCCGTCGGTGATGACGCGCTGGAAGGGGCCTTCGTAAAGTTGCTGCGCCATCGTGCCGTCGAGTGATGCGCGAAAAAAGCCGTGCGGCGTGCCGTAGTCGACGTTGTAAAAGAGCGCGCCATCGCGCTCGAAAGGATGCGAGATGTGCCAGACGTCCGAGATTTTGGTCACGCCGGCGCCCTCGATGTCGAACGCGAGGAGCGCGGTCTCCGACGGTACGATGAGGCCGGCCGTGCCGCGGAAAATACCTCGCAGCGCGTCGTAGGTTTCGTCGACCATGCCCAGAGACAGCACCGTGCCGTCTGGGCGTCGACGAAACACGACATGCTTGGGCAAGTCGGGGTGGTCATTGGTCCAGTAGAGCCCCGTCTCGTCGACGAAGACATTGTCGACTCGGCCTGGAGCGATCAGCTTGGGCTCCCCGCCTGCTTTCGAGATCTGCCAGAGCGCGGGAAAGCCGGCGTCTTCGGCAATGAACGTCGCGTAAAGCCAATCTGCGTCGAGCGCGAGTGCAACGGGGATGCCGCCTCCCTGGATGGGAACTTGCGCGAGCATCATTCCCTCGCCGGTGTCCGCATCCACCGCCATCACGCGCCCGTGGGCCGCGACATAATAAATGCGTTCGCCTTCGGTGATGAGGGCTGTGACGGTCGTCCCCTCGTCGATGGTGAGGGTGCACGAGGGCGCGCCGCTCGGCGAGCTCGCGCTGCCGGCGGCGCCGTTGCCATCCGAGGGCAGGTCCGTACGTGCACCGCATGCTGTTGCCGCGGTCAATAGCGAGACGGCAGCAACGTTGCGTGCATGCATGCGTTCGCCTATCGCGATTTGGCGGTCGCGTCGAGAATGATTGCGGACATCGATGCCCAGTCGGTTCGCGCCTACCAAGCAGGTACGTCGAGCCAGCGTGCTCCTGCGTTGCGGGCATCTGTCGACACACCACTGCACCCAAACGGCTGCATTTTAGGTCAACCTTCCACCGCGGTGATGTACTTCAAACGGAGCGTAGGGAAGAGCACGCTATCGATCTTGCTTGGCGCTATTGAAACTCGTCGCGACGGCACGAATCGAGAAGCGTAACGTGTTGATTTTACGTGGCGCCACGGTCACCTCGGCGGGCCTCTCGAAAGCCTTCATTTGTGAGAATAAGGTGATTGCGGTGGGCGCTGACGTTTGATGCCGTTGCGAATCTGATGGGACACGCCTGCAACGCAGGCGGCAGCGCTCTTGACAACGTTTTTACAAACATTAGTGTGCTTCACTATTCCTGACCGGCAAGCCGTACACGATGACGAAGAAGACCAACAAGACAAAGCCCCTCTGGACTCCTCGAGTCCCTCGCGCGTTGTACTCAACGGGCCACCAGGACTTGGAGACCCGACGTGGCGAGTACCTGAATGCACCCGAAGAAAAAATTCGAGAATTTAAAGTTGATATCATTATGGAGGCCCTTCGCTTCGCTGAGGGCCTGATCGTCGCGCCATCCGTATGTACTCATGTATGGGGCGAAAATTATGTCCTGTGCCACCTAATCACCTGTTTTGGTGTGAAGGGTGTCGAGCAACTCCTTGAGGAAGGAGCGCTGGAATTCCTTCTCTGGGCCTCGCCGGTAAACTACATATCGTTGACCAGTCCGGGCGATGTAAAGGGCCTAGATCCCCTCACACCGGGGCACCACACGTCGCCCGCGCATTGTGATCCGCAAGCATCGGTTGAATTGGGCCTGAAGGGAGCCGGTAAAGTGCCGTGGCCCCAGCTTGAACGCCTGGCGAAGCTCGCAATCGAAAAAACCCATGTGTCGGCTAAAAACGTGTCACAGGATGCTGTACAGGCGGTGCGAAAAGCATATGATAGGGGTGCGCTCCGACGATACGGATTTGATCCGAGTGTGCCACGATATGACCTGAGCGAAGATCAACGTGGCAAATTGTCTGGGCTTGCAGAGGACATTGCGAAAGGAATGGTCCTACACAGCCTGGACGTCGACGTTCATGAGAGTGAACTGACGTGGAAGCAGCTCTTACGCATGCGCGACATCGTTGGCTCCCACGGAGCAGTCAAGGCTGTGGAAGCGGGCCTCCGTGTGGAGAACTTGCCGAACATTCCTGCTGTAATGCTGGCCGGGGTCCTTCAACCAAAGGACATTGTTGATATTCGTAATCATCAGTCTACGCAGGAGCTTCGTAAATGGCTCTGGGAGCAACCTGACCCCCATAATGCAGAAGCGGTAGCCAAGGCATGGTTGGCGACAATCACGGACAAACCGCTAAAGGACAAGACGTGGTTCAAGACTGTTCGGGTAGCCGTTGCAACCGTCGTTGGCCTAGCGGCTCCTGCTGCACTGGGAGCCGCTGCGGAAGGCATTATTAGTGGTGGCGCATTAGGCTACGCGCTCGGCGCCGCTGATACCTTTGGAGTCGAAAAACTATTAACCAAGCCAAGCCCAAGGCGATTCGCCGATCTGCTTCGTCAGAAGATGGCGGAGCACAAGGCCCCAGCGCAGCTCCCGCAGGGCAATCGCAAGCAACGTCGAGCGAAGAAGTCGAAGCAACGGAAGTCCACTTGACCCCGCCGTTCAGCCATGTTCGTGTCCCGCTCGGTTCGGCCAGCTCTCGGATCAAGGGGGCTGCAATTATGATGTTTACGATAGGAGGGCTAATGCCGATATACCAATACATCTCAGGGGCTAACACGGAAATTACATTACGGACGCATGAGCGCTCTGAAGCTCCCAACCAGGGTACGGATTGGGGATTCACGCTCGTTCTGCCGGATCAGCCTCACATTCAGGAGAGATTGGTGATCAATTGGAACCACGCAACAGAAGAAGACGCCCGTGTAGCTGGCGAGGTAGAATTGCGGTCAAGGTTCCGGAACGTGCGATTCGTACCACCTCTGGAGGCAGAATCGGAATCTGAAACGGAATCGTAGTCCCTTATGGCCCGTGGATTCCCTAGCGCCCGCTTCGTGCGTTCGCGTTTTTGCGGCGCCGAGCAGGAGCGGCTACTGACGGATATCGAACAGTCGGCAATACGGGACGTGAGCCCGAGGGAGCAGGAGGGCGGTTAACTTGACCCGCAAGGCTATTGCTGAAACCGTGGTTGCAGATTTGCTCGTCAAGACACGCCGACGGTGCAGTCTATGCGTATTTCTCGCTGGAAATGTAGAGCGAAAGAGAGTCCAGATCGCCCACATCGACCAAGACGCAAGCAACGACGCGGCAGATAATCTAGTTCCGCTATGTCTCGACCACCACGACGAATACGACTCTACCACCCGTCAGTCGAAAAACATCACCCGCCATGAGCTTCGCTCTTATCGAAATAGGCTTATCAATTCAATCGCTGACGGAACCATGAGTTTTGGAGAGCCGGTTATTTCGGCCACGCGCATTGCGGAAGCCACAACATCCGAGGTCTTCGATCGATATGCCTATGCGTGGTGTGTAATGTTCGCCAAAACCAGTCGAATCTTGAATGCGTGCGATCCTTTGGGGATCGCAGCAATCGATCCCGATGAATACGACGCCGAATCAGCATCTCCACGCTATCTGATGCTCCCTCGCGCACGCATTTTGATGCTTTCGTCCTCGTGCACGCTATTTGATGTCCGCGCATCTGAGCACGAAAATTGATGCCCCATCGGCCTGTGCTTGGTATTTGATGCTTTGCTCGAGGTAGCGCGCTATTCGATGCTTTGCATGCAAATTCCTCATGCACGCTATTTGATGGATGCAGGGCTTAGAAAATCGAGTCGTCGAAGGCGACGCTCTTCGGCTCCGCCGCATCATCCACGGCGGCGAAGTAGCGTTCGAGCGAATCTGCGAGCTCATTGAATTGGTCGAGCAATTCGCGGGCGTGAGCGAGCGTCGGTGGATCGAAGAGCCGCGGATCGTCACGCGATTGGACGCTCGGATGTTCGACCGCGAGCGCGCGAGCCGCTACGATGAGCGCGGCTTGCAAATGACGAGCGACGCACGCTCGGGCGCGAATCGAATATCAATCACCGAGGGAATGACGAGCGGCGGCGAGCGAATCATCGGCGTTTTCCTCCGCTCTTCGGGCGCTGTACGTGAAATACGTCGAGGAAAAGCTTTTCGTCGAGTTGCGCTGCATTGCGCTCGGCGGCGGCCGTCAAGAGCTCGTCGCCCATGTGCATCATGATGCGGTAATTGCCGACCGCATGCTCGACCAGCGTCGTTTTGAGCGCCGATGACATCAATGTCGCATTGCCCGCTGACGCAAGTAAATGATCGAGACACGCGGCAAGATCGTCGTGCGAGGCTTGTTCGAGGTTCAAGCGGCGGCGAATTCGGCTTCCGAGCGGCACGAGTTCCGGCCTGCGAAATCGATCCGGCAAGCGATTGTCGCCCGCAAATACGACGCATAGCAGCGCCCGTGAATCGAAGTCCTTGCTCGCCAAAAGGCGCAATTCGGACAAGACGTCATCGTGCATTTCCTGCGCCTCGTCAATCACGAGGACCGGGCGCATCAAGGTTTGTCCGATATGCTCTGCCCAGCGCGCTCGCAATGCTTTGAAACCACCCCACCGATTGCTTGCTCGAAGCGGCACAGCAAAAATGTCGCCGAGCTCGCGATAGAAATCCGGTACGCCACTTTGCGGGTGATCGATGGATCCCACCGCGACATCCGGCAACTGCTTGATTTGGTGGGCAAGCAATCGCAATACGACCGATTTGCCCATTCCCGGATCACCCGTAATCATGACGAATCCGCCATCTTGCACGGCGGCTGCCGTACGCAGGCAAAATGATTCGATGGCGGGCGATGCGTAGATGGCTTCGATGGGTACGTCCGGGCGAAATGGATTGAATTTGAGGCCGTACAACGTCAAGAGTTTCGACTTCATGTATTTTCCTCCGGAATTTTCGTTACTTCCTCGTGGGCGAGGTATGCCGGGGGCAACCCGGTCGCCGCGTATTCGGCAATGTATTTTTGTAGCAACGGCGCGACGCCAGGCGCGTTCGCTGCATGTTCGGTCGGCTTTGCGTCGGATTGAATCACGCGCCGCTGTCGGTCGGCATTTTTGGCCTTGTCCAGCGGCAAAAGCGTGCACAGAGATTTTCCAGTCCGCTCGTCGCACAGCTCTATCGACGACAAGTCCCATTTTGCATATCGGACGTGGACTCGCTTCAAAGGCCGATATCGCGCAGGGATCTCGAAACGAATCCCCTCGAGGCTCAGCGTGCCATCGCCTTGCCTTTGCGCCCGCGTCGTCGACCGACGAAATGCTTGACGCAATTCGTTCGGCTCTGGACTCGGACGACTCGTATTCGGCCCATCGAGAAATCGTGCAATGGGCGCTTGCTTGGTTTCGCTGTGGATGGCCCGATTGTATTCTTGTTCGACCCACGCTTGCGTCGCCTGGTTCAGCAATGCCAAAGTCAGCGTAGGCTCGCCGCGAAGCATTGCCATGA is from Polyangiaceae bacterium and encodes:
- a CDS encoding HNH endonuclease: MTRKAIAETVVADLLVKTRRRCSLCVFLAGNVERKRVQIAHIDQDASNDAADNLVPLCLDHHDEYDSTTRQSKNITRHELRSYRNRLINSIADGTMSFGEPVISATRIAEATTSEVFDRYAYAWCVMFAKTSRILNACDPLGIAAIDPDEYDAESASPRYLMLPRARILMLSSSCTLFDVRASEHEN
- a CDS encoding ATP-binding protein; the protein is MKSKLLTLYGLKFNPFRPDVPIEAIYASPAIESFCLRTAAAVQDGGFVMITGDPGMGKSVVLRLLAHQIKQLPDVAVGSIDHPQSGVPDFYRELGDIFAVPLRASNRWGGFKALRARWAEHIGQTLMRPVLVIDEAQEMHDDVLSELRLLASKDFDSRALLCVVFAGDNRLPDRFRRPELVPLGSRIRRRLNLEQASHDDLAACLDHLLASAGNATLMSSALKTTLVEHAVGNYRIMMHMGDELLTAAAERNAAQLDEKLFLDVFHVQRPKSGGKRR